From Camelina sativa cultivar DH55 chromosome 5, Cs, whole genome shotgun sequence:
GCTTGCCCTACGGCGAACTCGGCACCACATATGGGACACTCATGTTTCACCGGTTTGACTCTCTTGGGAGAAGGAGGCGCGTGGCCTTCAAGTGCTGCTGATCGCCTGTGGCTTGCTCGGTGGCCTCCCAAGGCTTGGAAAGACGGGAACTCTTTGTTGCATGTCTTGCACGCGAAAACACGGCTTTTGGTGTCGTTTTGATGATTCTTTGATAGAAGAATCAAACAGCTAGCCATCTTGTTTATCATCTCCATGTCTGATCTTTCCATTTCCATTTTAATtgatctgaaaaagaaaaaaaaaacgaaactctttgttttggttgagagatgaaaagaatgaaaaatgaAACGAAGACTTTGttgaaaaatgtattttttgatCGTGTTTTTATAAGCGAAAAAACTTAGCTTAGCTTTTTTTGCATTGactttttattgtttgtgatACGAAGTGCTGAAATTCTTGTTTTACCCTTTCCTCTTGCTGAACAAACACCTTTTCGTTGACCCTCCACGTTCAATAATAGTTTCGTGttattctaaacaaaaatagcaaaaatataacaataactgACTATTCATTTGAgtttacaaatcatatatatttagtatcATGTTCAACTGCTAAACGAGACAGACATGTAAACAGAATCTATAAGGCCATAAGTTACTGCATTTACTTAAGATGAATGACCATATAATGCGAAACACTAGATGATGTgtatttcattatttgtttcATCGACCACATAGAAGATTGTAGCAACTGAAAGTTAGATTTATAGAAATCTcaacaaataaaagtttgaagATATCTAACGAAATTTCACGTAATATCAATTAGTTTTGTATAAGTAATCATTAAATATAGCAAAGATCCAATTGTTTGACCCAAAGTTTATTAAAGTGATCAGCACTTTAGAAAGTAATATACTGCATTACAAAAATTGCGGTATGATTAAAGAATAATGAAAGATATTTTATAAGCTTATGATGTTGTTGGTACCAACCAATGCTAATGGTAATACAGCTGCGTTTGCCACAACACATATATTGTTATCATTCATAATCTAACCATCAAGagaatcaataataataaaaatgttttgtcaACAAGTAACTATGGTTTAATTAATATCTGAAAGTgggattataattttatggtggaaattatttaataaaaaataaagataacacGTAAGGTGTTGGTAGTTGTACACTGGTCGATCTTTCTTGGAGAAACCATGACCATGCATGTCTTGTGTTCGCGTGTTACCAGccataaatctatatataaacatgGACGTATCAAAGGATAAAGGGGTTTAACTTACTAGCTTAAAACCGTGGCTCAAAGAAACATTGGTTGTGATATCTTCTTTTAGTCCCAAAAGactcatctgttttttttttcccaagacttttaaaaagaaACGATTATATTAAGAAATGGGTATTTTGGTAATTGAAGAACAAGTACGGTAAGACTTTTTGGTACGGCAAGTTGCGATTGAGTCACAGAAACGTCATCGCCTACCAAACCCAAACGACGAGAGGAAACAAAATAGTCGTGAGTCAGACGCTCTAGAGTGTTTTACTATTATAAAACCCTCTCTTTATCCCCCACTCGCACTTTCACACGCGTGTGACTATTTAATCTAACTTTTTACTATTACTAACTTTTTtcctcctttttgttttgtgtttcctCTCGTGTAGATTAGATCAATCTTCATTCAACATCATCACGCATGAAAACTACATTACGTGTTTATCTTGTATGTTTTAGGTGAGGAAATTTAATTCTTAATGACTCAAAACTAAATCATTTTCTGAGTTCATACTTTAACTATAATCCAAATTCAGATATTCATATAATTCTGTACTGAACCAtacatcattatatatatatatgcatatatatatatatatatatatacatatatatatatatacatatattttttcattagaTAAGATGAAcaataatttatgaagatggTAAAGTAAACCGATGTTttaaatcaaagagaaaaaaataaaatagtggtTTATAATATACTAGTTTGCAAGCTCACAAATGTATGTAGACATAATGACtacatttaatattatttttcatttctctctATATAAAGCTTTTATGGTCGGTTACTACAAAAAGGATGTCTTAAATATATGGTACCAAAACCTTTCACTTAAGAATATAGAAAATGGTCAAGCAAGCTGTATATGTacaattttaaatgattataacTAATTCATTAACTTATTGTCCAATATATAGCACGTATTATCCAAATATGTTAACCAACATGGTGGGTCATGTAGTTCATAGATTTAATTTGCTTTGTTATGAAAgtgcagaaaaataaatatattaagtgaccacaacaaaaaaaaaacacaaatctctAACTTTCTCATTCTTGTTAGAAACTGAAATCTCTAACTTTATCAATATACAACAACAAGagtgtttaaactttaaactatatatgtttaacttagtgtttaaaattgctaaaaatatattaaaatatattctcaaCTATTTAAATCTAAACTTGAAGTATTTTTGTTGAACGAATTACGAAAATTatgatagtatatatttttaatactattttGAGAATAGTacatcttttatgtttttatattttagccTTTTAATCAGATAGAGTGgcgaaaacatatatttatcttatatttttttaaaagattaatgaCTTTTATTTTCAGAAAACTAATATGGTAAAGTTATAATATTACTTGACTTACACCGTATTTCCCGGAATTCATgatgaaatttgaaaacttaatttTGATTAAGTCTTGCTTTGATTTGGATGCGTTTGGGTTCAATTTTTCTTTAGTCCTTTTAATTTGACACTAGAtccggacccgcacgtacgtgcgggattgtttgcaaaaactaaactttcttttatagtatttttttcagtgataaa
This genomic window contains:
- the LOC104786827 gene encoding zinc finger protein ZAT12-like; this encodes MEMERSDMEMINKMASCLILLSKNHQNDTKSRVFACKTCNKEFPSFQALGGHRASHRRSAALEGHAPPSPKRVKPVKHECPICGAEFAVGQALGGHMRKHRGGAGGGGGRSLAPATAPVTMKKSGGGNGKRVLCLDLNLTPLENEDLKLELGRLIF